The window TGTATGTATATCATTCTTCTAAAAGAAAAGGGTAATCGACAACATCAAGTAAAGCATGCACTATCGATCGTAGAATGTGCTTGTACGGTTGAACTGCTTCTTGTTGACctttttataatatacttttattttcgAAATAGCCCTTTAggttttagttatttattataatgcATGAGATCCATCCTCGATCTTATTAATTTCAGGAACTCCCAGAATCCCAGAGGGCTGATGCAGTGAGCAGCATGGTTTATGAGGCGAGTGCAAGGATAAGAGACCCAGTTTACGGATGTGCAGGGGTAATATGTCAGCTCCAAAAACAAGTTAGCGAGCTCCAGGCACAACTAGCCAAGGCACAAGCCGAGGTTGTCAACCTGCAATGCCAACAAGCCAACCTTTTAGCCTTAATTTGCATGGACATGTCTCAAACTCCTCATCAGGCATCGCCTCATGATCAGCATGATCAGCAGCAATATTCACACGAAAATTTTATCAGTACAAGTCCCGATCAACGCTACCAGAGCAATGCTAGTCTGTCCTTCCTTGACGATTATAACAACCTAGGCTTAATGTGGGACCCTCTTTGGACatgattaaaatcatttaaaattatatagtaaGTAGCcctataattttgaaaactccTCCCAAGGAGAAGttgaggaattttattttttttttaaaaaaaaaaaagaaaaaagaaaagaaaagaaaagatgatcatgatgatcatgatgatcacatGATATATGTTGTATGAACAAAAGTGGGGGAGAAACTACTGATCTTTAGGATCCAATCTCTTTGTTAAAGCTAGGCAAAGTATAGATGGGTCTTTTTCCTATTCCATGTAATAATCTATAGCAATATTGGTGAAAAAAAGATCAGATGCGAATTTGGTTCGTGTCCATCATGATGATCTGTAGTACGTAGTGCTGATTATTGAGTCTTGAAAACCAACTTTTTGGTTACCTACTACAATTGTCTTGAATAGATCATGCTTCTCGAATTCCTTTTCAAACCAGTCTTCTTTT is drawn from Juglans regia cultivar Chandler chromosome 5, Walnut 2.0, whole genome shotgun sequence and contains these coding sequences:
- the LOC109009326 gene encoding LOB domain-containing protein 1-like, encoding MECSDMNTIMTTPSSTLQLSRSSSSSSSPPSSPSPTPTPPVVVSPCAACKILRRRCAERCVLAPYFPPTEPAKFTIAHRVFGASNIIKFLQELPESQRADAVSSMVYEASARIRDPVYGCAGVICQLQKQVSELQAQLAKAQAEVVNLQCQQANLLALICMDMSQTPHQASPHDQHDQQQYSHENFISTSPDQRYQSNASLSFLDDYNNLGLMWDPLWT